One genomic window of Moorella glycerini includes the following:
- a CDS encoding helix-turn-helix domain-containing protein → MDTVGKRIRSLRKQRGLSLQELAAKVGISYSYLSQIENGKANLSVSLLKDLASALEVPSVFFLLEDDIRPLIKLIKQEERQEYVRNEGVTIELLFAAEKLEATIIKLQSGSATNKSSCHQGEEFCYVLKGEVEICFDEKDYYQLKQGDIIYYPAHIPHRWFNHSEEPAIVLLACTPPSF, encoded by the coding sequence GTGGATACTGTAGGTAAAAGGATCAGGTCTTTACGCAAACAAAGGGGCCTCAGCCTGCAAGAATTAGCCGCCAAAGTTGGCATATCTTATTCCTACCTCAGCCAGATCGAGAACGGTAAAGCCAATTTAAGCGTCAGCCTGCTTAAAGACTTAGCTTCCGCCCTGGAAGTCCCTTCGGTGTTTTTCCTCCTGGAGGATGACATCAGGCCATTAATTAAATTAATCAAGCAGGAGGAACGCCAGGAATACGTTCGTAATGAAGGGGTGACTATAGAACTCCTTTTTGCAGCGGAAAAATTGGAAGCAACTATTATTAAACTGCAATCCGGTAGTGCTACCAATAAGTCCAGTTGCCACCAGGGCGAAGAATTTTGTTATGTTTTAAAAGGGGAAGTGGAGATTTGTTTTGATGAAAAGGATTATTACCAGCTAAAACAAGGAGATATCATTTATTATCCGGCCCATATACCCCATCGCTGGTTTAATCATAGCGAGGAACCGGCGATTGTATTGCTGGCGTGTACGCCGCCAAGTTTCTAA
- a CDS encoding BMP family protein, with product MRKRIGAILLTLALIGGVFLAGCGGSKQAKPEDKGQPQGQAQQNTGAAAKKLKVALVLPGPINDNGWNSVAYEGLKKAQAELGIEGAYRENVTQSDMEEAFRAYANQGYDVIIGHGFQFNDVAKKVGKDFPKVKFIVTSSNIAQGPNVASLEVSNKEAGFIGGILAGLLTKSNKVAFIGGVNMPPITDAEAGFKAGAKMVNPKVEALGTLIGSWDDVAKAKETALAFIQQGADVVLGDANQAGLGVIEAAKSKNVYAVGFAGDQSNVAPDNVPASSKYDYSVAIKYIVKEILDGKFEARGYVVATKEGATGIIWNEKLKSKLNPEAVQKAEQVQKDLIEKKIDVNKL from the coding sequence ATGCGCAAGAGGATAGGGGCGATATTATTAACGCTGGCGCTAATTGGAGGCGTGTTTTTAGCCGGGTGTGGCGGCAGCAAGCAAGCAAAGCCGGAAGATAAAGGACAGCCCCAGGGACAGGCGCAACAAAATACGGGTGCGGCTGCCAAAAAGCTGAAAGTGGCCCTGGTTTTACCGGGACCAATTAATGATAATGGCTGGAATTCGGTAGCCTATGAAGGGCTAAAAAAGGCCCAGGCCGAGCTGGGGATTGAAGGCGCCTACCGGGAAAATGTAACCCAGTCAGATATGGAAGAAGCTTTCCGGGCCTATGCCAACCAGGGTTATGATGTCATCATCGGCCATGGGTTCCAATTTAACGATGTGGCTAAAAAAGTAGGTAAAGACTTCCCCAAGGTTAAATTCATCGTCACCAGCTCGAACATAGCGCAAGGACCCAATGTTGCTTCCCTGGAGGTCTCCAACAAAGAGGCCGGGTTCATTGGCGGGATTCTTGCAGGTTTGCTTACTAAAAGCAACAAGGTGGCCTTTATCGGTGGCGTCAATATGCCGCCCATTACCGATGCCGAAGCCGGGTTTAAAGCCGGGGCGAAAATGGTTAATCCCAAGGTTGAAGCTCTGGGGACGTTAATTGGCAGTTGGGATGACGTAGCCAAGGCGAAAGAAACAGCCCTGGCCTTCATCCAGCAGGGAGCCGATGTTGTTCTGGGGGATGCCAACCAGGCCGGCCTGGGGGTTATTGAGGCTGCCAAGAGCAAGAATGTCTATGCCGTCGGCTTTGCCGGCGATCAAAGCAATGTAGCCCCGGATAATGTTCCGGCCAGTTCCAAGTATGATTATAGTGTAGCTATCAAGTATATCGTGAAAGAGATTCTGGATGGTAAATTTGAAGCCAGGGGGTATGTCGTGGCTACCAAAGAGGGAGCTACCGGTATCATCTGGAATGAGAAGTTGAAGAGTAAATTGAACCCGGAGGCGGTGCAAAAAGCAGAACAGGTCCAAAAAGACTTGATTGAAAAGAAGATTGATGTCAATAAGCTGTAA
- a CDS encoding flavodoxin family protein yields MVSVKILGISGSHRKGATEYCVQEALKAAATVPGVTTEFVSLRGKKIGHCIHCNKCIKTSQLCQIKDDFQEVQEKFLAADGYILGTPVYQMNSTPLLQDFCSRLRPTYLVYPGHFANRVGGAIATGGTRHGGQEMALLTIKNFFLTYEILVTGGPGGNYCGACVWTKDRKEEGAIEDEIGMEKVRGLGRRVAEAALILKAGKEALQSQGIDLKRETLWFKDHYKDLTEEE; encoded by the coding sequence TTGGTAAGTGTAAAAATTTTGGGTATCAGCGGGAGTCATCGTAAGGGGGCTACGGAATACTGCGTCCAGGAAGCTTTAAAAGCTGCGGCTACCGTGCCGGGAGTTACTACTGAATTTGTCTCCCTCAGGGGAAAAAAAATCGGCCACTGCATCCATTGCAACAAGTGTATCAAGACCAGCCAGTTATGCCAGATCAAGGACGATTTCCAGGAAGTCCAGGAGAAATTTTTAGCCGCCGACGGCTATATCCTGGGAACGCCGGTTTACCAGATGAATTCTACTCCCCTGTTGCAGGATTTCTGCAGCCGGCTGCGGCCAACCTACCTGGTTTATCCCGGCCATTTTGCCAACCGCGTTGGGGGGGCCATCGCTACCGGGGGCACCCGCCATGGCGGCCAGGAAATGGCCTTGTTGACTATCAAAAATTTCTTCTTAACCTATGAAATTTTAGTTACCGGGGGACCCGGGGGCAATTATTGCGGTGCCTGCGTCTGGACCAAAGATCGGAAGGAGGAGGGGGCCATTGAAGATGAGATAGGGATGGAAAAGGTACGCGGGTTGGGGCGCCGGGTAGCCGAGGCAGCGCTGATATTGAAAGCAGGGAAGGAAGCTTTACAATCCCAGGGAATTGATCTTAAGCGCGAAACGCTGTGGTTTAAAGATCATTACAAGGATCTTACGGAAGAAGAGTAA
- a CDS encoding xanthine dehydrogenase family protein molybdopterin-binding subunit — MKAAAKYQIVGRGISRLDALEKVTGKATYTTDITLPGMLYAKVLRSPHPHARIIKIDTSKAEALPGVKAVLTYRNTPRVPFNAAATSTYTIPPLAAVKDQYLFDDVVRYVGDEVAAVAAVSEEIARAALDLIEVEYEILPAVYDPLEALKPEAPLLHPHCTKKNIAGDILQFGLGDIATGLAAAEIVVEATYKLPVQKQGQLETQAAVAALTGDGKLTIWSPTQTPHPTRRIVAEIFKLPLSKVRVLNPPYVGGGFGVRIGLSAKAEPIAAALALATGRPVKVVYDRQEDFIASDTRHAGYITVKLGLSKDGIFQALYMQAIMNGGAYCSWSADVPGAIGSRGLTIYRVPHSRFEGYSVYTNTTPAGACRGFGAPQPTFAVEMTVAKAAAILGIDPLELRLKNIITPGDTWVAPFPCLSSGLRECLIKGAEKIGWEKRRELAAGHAGSGRYKRGLGVAVGNHISSAFPFQTDYSNVYLSLQPDGTIQLASGVVEMGTGTKTTLAQIAAEVLEVEVEDIAVSLGDTEMVPYDVGSQASRSCYAAGMATLQAARDLKEQILTYASEKWQIPKEKLIWQKATILSRDDPGKQITLKELAADADFHNRQLATIGQNASQNALSWHAHFAEVEVDTATGSIKVIRLVAAHDMGKAINPEIVRGQIQGGAVMGLGYTLGEEITYDPQGRQLQDSYHKYMLPTAVDVPEMETIVVEAGEPTGPFGARGVGENAVAPVAPAVASAVFQATGVHFTELPLTPERVWRALLRPDCAIKN; from the coding sequence ATGAAGGCTGCTGCTAAATACCAGATCGTAGGCCGGGGCATTTCCCGCCTGGATGCTTTAGAAAAAGTTACGGGCAAAGCCACTTATACAACGGATATAACTTTACCCGGCATGTTATACGCTAAAGTTTTACGCAGCCCTCATCCCCATGCCCGCATCATTAAGATTGATACCAGCAAGGCTGAAGCCTTGCCCGGGGTGAAAGCAGTTTTAACTTATCGCAATACTCCCCGGGTGCCATTTAACGCTGCGGCAACTTCAACCTATACTATTCCTCCCTTGGCAGCAGTTAAAGATCAATATCTTTTTGATGATGTCGTCCGTTACGTGGGTGATGAAGTGGCGGCGGTGGCTGCCGTGAGCGAGGAGATAGCCCGGGCCGCCCTGGACCTGATTGAGGTAGAATACGAAATTTTACCGGCAGTATATGATCCCCTGGAGGCTTTAAAACCTGAAGCACCGCTGCTTCACCCCCATTGCACCAAAAAGAATATAGCTGGTGATATCCTGCAATTCGGGCTGGGCGACATCGCCACCGGCCTGGCTGCTGCGGAAATTGTTGTGGAGGCGACTTATAAATTACCGGTGCAAAAACAGGGTCAATTAGAAACCCAGGCGGCCGTGGCTGCTTTAACCGGCGATGGCAAGTTAACCATCTGGTCGCCGACCCAAACCCCCCACCCGACGCGGCGAATTGTGGCCGAGATTTTTAAATTGCCCTTGAGTAAAGTGCGGGTATTAAACCCGCCCTATGTTGGGGGGGGCTTCGGGGTCAGGATTGGCTTGAGCGCCAAGGCAGAGCCCATTGCTGCCGCCCTGGCCCTGGCTACCGGCCGGCCGGTGAAGGTAGTCTATGATCGCCAGGAGGATTTCATTGCTTCGGATACCAGGCATGCCGGTTATATTACGGTGAAATTGGGGTTAAGTAAGGATGGCATTTTCCAGGCCCTCTACATGCAGGCCATTATGAATGGCGGCGCCTATTGTAGCTGGAGTGCTGATGTGCCCGGGGCTATTGGTTCGCGGGGCCTGACTATTTACCGGGTGCCCCACTCCCGCTTCGAGGGTTATAGCGTTTATACCAATACTACACCTGCCGGAGCCTGCCGGGGCTTTGGTGCTCCCCAGCCTACCTTTGCCGTGGAAATGACGGTTGCCAAAGCGGCTGCCATTTTAGGAATAGACCCCCTGGAATTGCGGTTAAAAAATATCATTACCCCCGGGGATACCTGGGTTGCTCCTTTTCCTTGCCTGAGCAGTGGCCTGCGAGAATGTTTAATCAAAGGGGCGGAAAAAATCGGCTGGGAGAAGCGCCGGGAACTGGCAGCAGGCCATGCCGGCTCAGGACGCTATAAGCGGGGTTTGGGTGTGGCTGTTGGCAACCATATCAGCAGCGCTTTTCCCTTCCAAACCGATTATTCCAATGTCTATCTCTCCCTCCAGCCCGACGGGACAATCCAGCTGGCCAGCGGTGTCGTCGAGATGGGGACAGGCACCAAAACTACCCTGGCCCAGATCGCCGCGGAAGTGCTGGAAGTTGAGGTGGAAGATATAGCTGTGTCCCTTGGGGATACGGAAATGGTACCCTATGATGTGGGTAGCCAGGCCAGCCGCAGTTGCTACGCCGCCGGCATGGCCACTTTGCAGGCGGCCCGGGATTTAAAAGAGCAGATTTTAACTTATGCCAGCGAAAAATGGCAAATACCCAAAGAAAAGCTGATCTGGCAAAAGGCCACCATCTTGTCCAGGGATGATCCGGGGAAGCAGATCACTTTAAAAGAACTGGCGGCCGATGCCGATTTTCACAACCGGCAGTTGGCCACTATCGGTCAGAATGCTTCCCAGAACGCCCTTTCCTGGCATGCCCACTTTGCTGAAGTCGAAGTAGACACGGCCACCGGGTCCATTAAAGTTATCCGCCTGGTCGCCGCCCATGATATGGGCAAGGCGATTAATCCGGAGATTGTCCGGGGCCAGATCCAGGGCGGTGCCGTTATGGGTCTTGGCTACACCCTGGGTGAAGAAATAACTTATGATCCGCAAGGCCGGCAGCTCCAGGATAGCTACCATAAATATATGCTGCCCACGGCAGTTGACGTGCCGGAAATGGAAACAATTGTCGTGGAAGCAGGAGAACCTACAGGACCCTTTGGTGCCAGGGGGGTAGGGGAAAATGCCGTGGCCCCTGTGGCGCCGGCGGTTGCCAGTGCCGTTTTTCAGGCTACGGGAGTGCACTTTACGGAACTACCCCTGACGCCGGAGCGCGTCTGGCGGGCACTTCTCCGGCCTGATTGCGCCATCAAAAATTAA
- a CDS encoding amidohydrolase family protein: MPGPVTILGGFLITSSRAEVHPSWGVRVAGGKIAAIGPNEELLAAPDRGEVIDARDAIISPGFINGHMHMYGILSHGISVKNAPAGFYSFLEDFWWPQVENRLDHNLVATTTAWACVEMIASGITTFCDILEAPAAIPGALEVEAGIVRRAGLRAILSFEACERISQENGELGLKENAGFIRACQGDPLVKGLMSVHTTFTCSPEFLIRASELARELGSDLHMHLSESPYEPQYCRQTYGKRPVEVYRDLNILGAHILASQGVDLAAGEIELLAASGARLVHMPLSNCEVGGGIAPVPQLLAAGVPLGLGTDGYINNFFEVMRGAFLIHKANMKSPQVMPARTVFGLATDMGARALGEPELGRLEPDCPADLITIKADTPTPINAENIFDQIILFRNPGDVVDVMVNGKFLQREGRLLTLEAAKVKAETRDAALAFWR; encoded by the coding sequence GTGCCAGGTCCTGTAACCATCCTCGGCGGGTTTTTGATAACCTCTTCCCGGGCGGAAGTGCACCCCAGCTGGGGAGTCCGGGTAGCCGGTGGTAAGATCGCTGCCATAGGGCCTAATGAAGAACTCCTGGCGGCACCCGACCGGGGTGAGGTCATCGACGCCCGTGACGCTATTATCAGTCCCGGTTTCATTAACGGGCACATGCACATGTACGGCATCCTGTCCCATGGCATCAGCGTGAAAAACGCTCCTGCCGGTTTTTACAGTTTCCTGGAGGATTTCTGGTGGCCCCAGGTAGAGAACCGCCTTGACCATAACCTGGTCGCTACAACCACGGCCTGGGCCTGTGTGGAGATGATCGCCAGCGGCATTACCACTTTCTGCGATATCCTGGAGGCGCCGGCAGCCATTCCCGGGGCCCTGGAGGTGGAAGCCGGGATCGTCCGCCGGGCCGGTTTAAGGGCTATCCTTTCCTTTGAAGCCTGTGAAAGGATAAGCCAGGAAAACGGCGAGTTAGGATTAAAGGAAAATGCCGGGTTTATCCGGGCCTGCCAGGGAGATCCCCTGGTCAAGGGACTCATGAGCGTGCACACCACCTTTACCTGTTCACCGGAATTCCTCATCCGGGCCAGCGAACTGGCCCGGGAACTGGGCAGCGACCTGCACATGCACCTCTCGGAAAGCCCTTATGAGCCTCAATACTGCCGGCAAACCTACGGCAAGCGGCCGGTTGAGGTTTACCGCGACCTGAATATCCTGGGGGCCCATATCCTGGCCTCCCAGGGAGTGGACCTGGCGGCAGGAGAGATTGAACTCCTGGCAGCCAGCGGGGCGCGGCTGGTCCACATGCCCCTGTCCAACTGTGAAGTCGGCGGTGGCATTGCCCCGGTACCCCAGCTTTTAGCGGCCGGTGTACCCCTGGGGTTGGGAACCGATGGTTATATCAATAACTTCTTTGAAGTCATGCGGGGGGCCTTCCTGATCCACAAGGCTAATATGAAGAGCCCCCAGGTGATGCCTGCCCGGACGGTCTTCGGGCTGGCCACCGACATGGGTGCCCGGGCCCTTGGGGAGCCGGAACTGGGCCGCCTGGAACCTGATTGCCCGGCAGACTTAATTACCATTAAAGCCGACACACCGACTCCCATCAATGCCGAAAATATCTTCGACCAGATTATCCTCTTTCGCAATCCCGGGGATGTAGTCGATGTGATGGTGAACGGCAAATTCTTGCAGCGGGAAGGGCGCCTGCTGACCCTGGAGGCGGCTAAAGTAAAAGCTGAGACCCGGGACGCCGCCCTGGCATTCTGGAGGTGA